Part of the Bos taurus isolate L1 Dominette 01449 registration number 42190680 breed Hereford chromosome 1, ARS-UCD2.0, whole genome shotgun sequence genome is shown below.
cattgttttctttaattttaattacttcctttgcatttatttccctACATTTTATTTGGAATTGCTGTAGTATTCTTTCTCAATTTTCTGACTTACAAGATTAACTTACATGATCTGTATCTTTCCCCATTTCCCTCTCATATTTGCATTTAAGGTTACATTAATAGCTATCAGTCTAGTACTGTTTTAGCTACTTTAACTCGTTTtgaaattgtattggttttatcGTCTTTAgcttttaatattctctaatTTCTATTGTGATTATTCAACTCATTCATTACTTAAAAGggaattaaacttaaaatttccaaatgtatctttaaataattttgttattgatttctaatttttattgccACTTATTTAGATAACATTGTCTGGAATATGTTGATTCTGTGATGCTTGTTGGGCCTTGCTCTGTGACAAACTATGTTTACTACATGACCAATAGAGCAATGCAGTCATGTATGTGGTTCAGGTCTCCTGTTCAAGAGGaggcttttcatcttttcttccaaaagtaggggaggcagatgaggtggtcaAGTCATGACAAGTCTATCTTGGGTCATAGGAGCACAAGttgccacaggcagaggagcctgggggcctgtACTGTCAGAGTGGGCTTCACTGCAGGGGTGTCCGAGATCTGGCTGGTGAGAAGGGAGATGCAAGGGGACTCGGGGACCAGGCCTGGGGCTGAGATGCAGAGGTGAGGAAACTACTGGTGGCATGCTATAAGGGTGGGGCGCCCACATTCTGCTCACAGTACCAATGCGCAGTGCACTGCAGATCCACAGGCCTTCCGTACATGCTCCCCAGTTACCTCTGAAGGCAGAGAACTATTCCAGAAACCTGAGAGAGCTGTCTTCCTTGTGAAGAGGGCTGTGCAAATCAGTTTGCAACCTAGACCTGCCTTCTGATGTTGCAAATGGCTTTGTCCTGTGGTAGGAATGTGAGGTCACTGCTAACAGCACCAGGATTGGGGCCCTGTGGGCACTCGGTATATGCACTGCGGCTCCTGCCAGTCTCTTTCTGTAAGACAGCTGGGCGTTAGAGGCCCCCCTCTTTATCACAGGCATGAGAGCGGACTGTTGGGTCTTAAAGATAGGTCAGATTTTCAGCTCCCTGGGATGCAGGCGTTACAGTATGCTGCCATTTCAGTTCAGTACTGTAGAAGGCCCTTCAGTGACCTTGACTATAAAATATCCTATTTAAAGGTATCTGTTGGAAGGCACTGTCCAATATAATACAATACAATAGAGGGCATTAAAGGCCTTCTCTATCATCTGGGCAGCCACGTGCTGGGCACTGCAGGCTCTGGAGTGGCTCCGGACTGCTCCTAAGGACAAAAGGTGATTAGTGAGAAGTGATCACTCTGGGATGGGATGAACAGACCAGAGTAAGCCTAGTCCCCAGGGCAACTGCTTATTTTATAGCCCAGGGTTCTTTTCAGAAAACTGTATTATTTATCCAGGACTGTTGTAAGAAAGTGCCGGAgacaggtggcttaaacaacagaagtttatcctctcacacttctggaggctGCAAGTCTGAGATTAAGGTGGTGGTGGGGTTTGTTCCTCCTGAGGGTTCTGAGCGAAGGATCcattccaggcctctctgtttgGCTTGGAGATGGCTGTCTAGTCCATATGTCTTCAGGTCATCTTTCTTCTTTGTGACCAAATTGCCTCTTCAcctaaggacatcagtcatatcAGATAAGGGCCCACCCTATTGGTTTCATggccttcccaagtggctcagtggtaaagaatctgcctggcaggagacgccagttccaaccctgggtcaggaagatcccctggagaaggaaatggcagctcactccagtattcttgcctggaaaattccatggtcagaggagcctggcgagctatagtccatggggttgcaaaagagttggacatgactgagcacacacgcaatgGCTTCATTCAATGTAATTACCTCTGTAGGGactctgtctccaaatacagtaaCATTCTGAAGTTTTAAGGATTAGTTAGTTCAACACATGAATTTATGGGGGGAAGGGGACTCAATTTAGCCCATGACAATATCCATTTCACCATGGCCTTTAATCTTCTCTAGCTGaggaatattttattcttctctggTATCTTATCTTTACACAAGATAAGAAAACATCTGTGAAAAATAGTCACAGATTTTGGTTATAGAAGTGATGCCTTTAGTAAATAAGTCGTTACACTTGCTGATTGATGATCAATCCCTGAAAGcccctgtttctttctttcttcctttcaaaagcacttttcttctttttaagaacAGATGACCTCACCTTTGAAGTTTCttgggttttatttgttttttcttctaggGGATGCACCTCCTACCCCACAGACGAATTGCACTGACTTCCAGAATGCCAATCTCCTCCGAGGCACCAATCTCAAAGTCCAGTTTCTCCTCTTCACTCCTTTGGATCCCAGCTGTGGGCAGCTAGTGGAAGAAAGTAGTGACATCCAAAACTCTGGTTTCAATGCCACTCTAGGAACCAAGCTAGTTATCCATGGATTCAGGTGGGAGCCAACCAACCAGTAGGATCACCTCTGCTAGGAACTAGAAAATGACCCTCATGCCACAGGAAGTTAGtggggagcaagaggagaaatgGATTCACTGCCTGTCACAGGTCCCCTTGCTCACCTTCTGCTGGCGTTGAAGAGGTCTCATAGCAACACGAACACACAATGTGTTGCTCTTTCTTATTGGTCACATATGTTATTCCTCTGCTAAGTCTCATCTATATACTCTCAAACAGTAAATAAGAATGACCCAGGATAAGTAGCACATGAAGCCTCGATTTCCATGCCTGAATAAAAGGGAGGTTGTAAAAATGGTCTCAGTGATCCTTTCCTCCCTCAAGTGTGGGTTGCATGATTCATTTCAGCCAGTGAGGTCACAGGCTTTGTGCAATTGCTCAGGGGTAACATCATGGTGTTTTTATCCAgggttttatttcctcttcttcacTTCTACCTGGGTTTCACAACCCAAGAAACTTCCATCATTCCCAGAGATTAGTGTTTCTCAGATACTACAcacttcttcaatttctttgatGATCCACAGTCCAACTTTTGTTGTAATATATAGTCTCTGACTCCCAAATCAATCACCATCCTTCCTTCCAGCATCTTCTCTCCAAAATTCACTGACAATGCCAAAAACAGTAAAAAGTTgctgggaagagaaagggagagaatacGGTGAAACAGTAGCTAGAACTACTGAAACTGGGGGGAGACCCAATGAAGAGGTGGACAGTGAGGCACTGCACAAAGGATAATTGCTTCCTCATCTCTGGCTGGGTTCTCCCTGCCTCTCAAACCCCTGATCCCAGGGTCCCAGCCACATCCTCCCTTAGGCATTCCTTCCCACTCTTGGGCCAAAGTGTCTCCTCTGGCAAATCCTGCATTCAGCCACAATCCAAGGTACAAACAGAGACACCTGCGACCTGGAGATAGCTGATGGACTGGAGAGCTCTGAAGCCTTGCTGTGCTGTCTGTTCCAGATGCCCCCAGGCCATATTCCCTGGTGTACACCcgggctgggctcctctgtccacatgaGCAAGCTCTGTGCCATGGAGAAGACTTCTTTCCCATTCCTAATCTCTTAGGAAAGCTTTCTGaaaattttcctcttcttcttttcctagaAAAGTCCTATTATACTCTAAGTTCTAGAATAATAAAGAATatatctcatttttctttatttctcagaaAGCACCTAACACATTGCCTGGTCCATTTGTTGCATGAAGAGTGAATGCATGAGCAAGTAAATGGAAACATCCCCAAGGAAGGTGTCTCTATTATAGAGTGAGAATTAAGATTGCAAATCTTGAACTGTAATACACAAAGCTGTCTTTTCTTTCCCATGAGTAACACAAGCAGGGTCAGCACATGTGGTCCATGTGATTTATGCATTGCACAAGGGTACCTGACTGAGGGCCAGTGGGGCTGAACTCTGACCTGAGCTCTGAGCCCTGGCCCAAGGCTACATCCACCTGGAACAAAGGTACCTCTTTACAGTTTACCCACAGGCTCCACATGTGCAAGCAGGAGCCCTGCTGACTTCAGGATTATGTCCTCCTTATGCTCAAAGTGCTGCAGGATTTAGTGCTCAtactcccctccacccccccccccccacacacacacacacgactttTTTCCTCTGGATTTGTTCTGTTTATAGAAACGTCATTGTAATTTCCATGACGATGGATACTGACTTGGAAGATAATTTTCCTATCCTTTCTTGGCCCCACATCTAGGGCTTTAGGAACAAAGCCTTCCTGGATTGATAGATTCATCGATGCCCTTCTGCGGGCAGCAGATGCTAACGTGATTGCTGTGGACTGGGTGTATGGCTCCACAGCTGCCTATTTCTCAGCCGTGGAAAATGTGATTAAGCTGGGACTCGAGATCTCTCGTTTCCTCCGTAAACTCCTGGTAGGTGTAGACGAGCTTAGGGTGAGTTCTGGCTGCTTATGGGGGAGCGAGagctcagaaagaaagaaagaacacatgAGGAGGAGCTTTAGAGAGGAAGCAGAGCCACCGGTAGTCTGTGGGTCTTTGGTTCAGATCTCACCTTTACCACTTACTGTGCTGACCTCAGAGGGGCtttgaacctctctgagcctcttgcTGCTCCTCTGTAAGATGGGCCACTGCATGTTACATAGCGGGTGCTGATAGCTGGCCCTTCTATGCTTTCAGGAGGAAATGGCTGTGGTCATGTCTCACACACCTTGGGCACCAAAAGGAAAGTGAATGGGTTGTCCAGGTGGGGAGCCCAGGGAGAGGGCAAGTGATTAACACGGTGAGATTCTGCACTTTCTCCCCAGAGCATGTGTGGCTGGTATGTCGTGCCCAAGACCCTCTGCTTCTGATCCCTCGGAGAAAAATGTTACCCTTGTAAGGTCAGGGGCTGGGGTGGCCCAAATGTAACTCACTGTAAATGCCTGTTCTAGGCGCTGGGTGTGTCAGAGTCCTCAATCCACATCATCGGCATCAGCCTGGGGGCCCATGTAGGGGGCATGGTAGGACATTTCTACAATGGACAGCTGGGACAGATCACAGGTAACATTCTTCCCTGACCATTCTCCGGTTTAGAGAGAGAGAACATGCCTGGAAGATCGTTTGCTAAGGCAGGCAGAGGGAAGTGTGTTGGGCCTTTGTTCTTATGATCAAGTCATTGATTACCACTAAAATTTACCTATTGTGGCCATTTTGGATAAGATGGTATTGTGTTGTTATTGCATGATCTCTAGTGTCAGTGTCAGAGGCCACCTatttctttctgagcctcagtttctacaaCTCTAAAATGGGTTGTAACAGCTCCTATCTCCTTGGCCACTGTGGAAATCACCTTTACACAGTGTTTCTAAATAGTTGCACAGTGCTGGGAATTTTATGCTTCAGGAACTACCCTCAATCAGTAAGGAGCCAGAGCTGTATGGTAAATACTCTGGCTTCCTGGCACTTCAGTGGGACAATTCTGAGTTGTGTTTTGCAGAGTCCTGCAGGGAGACCCCAGTGGGATGAGACTCAAATTGATAGTCTATTCATTTAAATTGTCTTTCATTCTCTGACTTTTTTCCACTCCCTCATGATcctttctgtgtgtgcatgctaagtcagtcatgtctgactctttgtgaccccgtggactgtagcccgccagactcctctgtcaatgggattatcccagcaagaatactggagtgggttgccattcccttctccaggagaccttccctatccagggattgaacctgtgattcttatgtctcctgcatttacaggcgagttctttaccactagcaccagctgggaagtccATGCTTTCGGTGATTTTCTCCCAAATAAGCTACTTGCACTTTACATACTTGTCTCACAGTCTGCTTTTTTGGGTGGAATAGGGAGGGATCCAAGGTAAGGCTGGGAGAGAGTAATATTTACTTCACTCTATCAttgtaaaggggcttcccaggtagcattagaggtaaagaaccctcctgccagtgcaggagatataagagatgtgggtttgattcctgtatcaggaagatacctttggaggagggcatggcaactcactccagtatttttgcctagagaatcccatggacagaggagcctggtgggctacagtccatgggatcacaataagttagacacaacagaagcaacttagcatgcatgcacacacgttgTTGTAAGGACTAGAATGTGTGAAGTTGCCCAGCAcaaggcctggcacatagtagctaCTCAAAACATTACAGCCATTGTTATTACTACATGAGGATAAATATTACTGACATTAACCCTTGCCAAATGGTCGGTGTTAGCAAGTTCATTTCAGAGCCAGAggaactgggtcatgaagaagtTAGAGTTCTCTCTACTCAACAGGTTAGGGTTCCCTGGGAAAGGTAGTCCTGAGCTAGTTCTCTCACCTTTGGGTCCTTGTTGGGGGATTCTGATCTGAACAATAAGGGTTGCCCATGTAGGTGTGCAGTGGATCCATAAGAGTTCTTGTGGCTGAGATGACAGGGCCCCTCACATGTCTGTCCTTGCAGGCCTGGACCCCGCTGGACCAGAGTACACCAGAGCCAGCCTGGAGGAGCGTCTGGACCCTGGGGATGCCCTCTTCGTGGAAGCCATCCACACAGATACAGACAGTGagcttggggggcgggggggcgaaTGAGCACAGGGCAGAGGCTAAGAGGCGGACATTTATCGGAGTGGCCCTAGGAGGAGACTTCTTCCCCTCTGAGTTTCTATTGCAGTGAGGAGTTTATCAGCATGATCTCAAAAGTCTCTTCCAGCCCTATCTTGCTCTGGGACTGAgatgaaatgattttatttttagccaGCATGAGACAGAAGGATTCTCATTTGTGGACCAAAACTGTTTAGTCATGAGTCTCACTCTGATTCAACACTAAGCCGCATCTGAGGTAGTGTTTGGAGGGCACTTCTGCCTGGCAGGCACACGGGAAACTCAGGCTGCTTTTTCAGGGTGAACATGCCTTGCCCCGGGGACACTGGGGCATTCCACTCCTGGGGCAGATGCTCAAGCCTGTCAGAACTTCTATCCTTCCCAGGAGATGAGGCCAGCCCTCAGTCCAGTGAAGAGTGAGAATTGCCGCCTCCAATAATGACAGACACAGGCAAGAACCCCCAATTCTGAATCTATCATAACCAGCAGGCACTCCTCctcatttctgctgctgctgctgctaagtcgcttcagtcgtgtctgactcttcgaaaccccatggactgcagcccaccaggctcctccgtccatgggattttccaggcaagaatactggagtggggtgccattgccttctcctcatttcTACTCAATGTCAAATGCCCACAGAGTCtagtgccaggccctgtgctcagGGTGTTGGGTACAAGAAAAAATTACATCTGTCTCTGACCACGAGAGTTTGCAATTCAACTGAGAAACAACCATGTCTCATTtggctagaagcctttttagcaTCCCAAACTCACAGATTCATGATTCTAGAAGAAGTTCATGTAGTCATATAACTCAACCCTCTCTTCCACCTCCATTccacagataagaaaacaaagtCCATAGCCCTCTGCTTAGTTATTAAGTTAATTAACCATGTTAATTAGCAATGTTAGCCCTTTATGTTCCTAAATTTGCTAAATAGGTGACCCATTGGTCCCTATTTACTTCTCCTAGGCCTCTCAGTCCCCTTCAAAGTTGTAGCCACTACCTGAtatgataaaagaaaaagtttttctttttttgataaaaAAATAACTTCCATTTATTCAGTTAGTCTTGATTGATCTATGTAGCAGGCACTAAGAATACTGCAATGCACAGGGCACCACATGGAACTTTCAGGCTAATAGGGAAAGCATTTGTTCACTGATTTGTTCAATAAATAAGTATTTGGTACTAACATAGGCTAGGTACCGTAGAGTAGGGAGAAGACAGGTAAAGGCCCTGCCTTAGTGGAGCTTACATACAAGTCAATAGACAAGATAATTCTACCTCGTGATTATGATAATGAGGGATATGGGAGAAGCGTATGTGACTTGGCAGGGGGTGTGGGGTCTACTTCAGATAAGATTATTGAGGAAAATCCGTCCAAGGAGGTGATGTTTGAGGTGAGATTTCATGGATGAGAATGAGCCAGCACTGGAAAGAGCTGGGAGAAGACCATTATAGATGGGGAGGACAGCCAAAATGAAAGCCTTATGGTGGGTGAGGGCGGGAAGGAGAACCATGTAGTTAGCATGCAGTGAGTCATGTGATGAGAAAATGGAGCAGGACCAGACTGGACATGGCAGGGAGTTTACATCTTATTCTCTGATCAATGAGAATAGGGCAGCGATTTGGATTCCTTTAAAAGATGACTCTGCTGGGCAGAGCGTGGACTGGAGGTGGGCAGTAAAGGAAGGCCCTTTGGAAGGTGTTTGCAGTGGTGGCCTGGATGAGGGGGCGATAGTGGCTGAGGCAAAGGTGGTGGGAGTAGAGATGGAGAGAAGCAGAAGGATTCAAAATATATTATGGAGGTACAACTGACCTGACATGATGGGTAAGGAGGCATTCTAGGTCATCACTTAAACCCTGGATAGATGACGTTAAAACAGTAACACACACTCCACTGCTTGCAATTGTGACAAATAATATGACAGAGAAAGTCATGGTTTTTGGCAGCTGAATTGGACTGATTTTGAGGGGTCAGATATCGCCACACTGATGGGATAAAGGCTACTATGTCACAAACTCATCTCTTTGTAGTCAGATTATATTTCTTCTAAGTCATAGAAGCACAAAAGCATGTAAGAGACTGGAAATGTGGtctcacacatatatatctgaacTGTTACTTAAAATAGAAACTATTCAACAAGGAAATTTACCAAGCTTATTATAACATTTACTGATTCATAAAAACTTAAGGgatatttttcttgattttattaGGCAAATATGAGTATCTTCTTATGAATTTATTCTTAGCTTCCTTTCAGCATGACAAAACCTCTTAGAAAACCATCTAAGGGCTAGTTAGTTCTGTCATCTTCTAGCATTTAGGAATAAGTGGGCCCCCATTCAGCACAGAGAAGGGGTGGGTGCCCAAGGTCAGACTTCAGACTCTGTGGCCAGTAAACCCTGCTATGGGGACCTGGAAAATGGCCCCTGAAGGAAGAGGGTAACAAGGTTCTGCCTTCTTGCAGATTTGGGCATTCGGATTCCTGTTGGACACGTGGACTACTTCATCAATGGGGGCCAAGACCAGCCTGGCTGTCCCACTTCCAtttatgcaggtcagaaagccaGAAATACTCAGTGTTTGGCTGCTCCAGAGACTGGACTTTATCAACAGGTTTTGTGTTGAGTCAGCCAGTGTGAGCCACAGGAGTCTTCCTGACAGTGTCCTTTGCTATGTCCCATCAAGCTTACTCAGCACTTATTGAATGGATGTCTATGGAGACAAGGAATTCTAGGGGAAGActgcctgaaattaaaagactgctCCATATTTAGGTTCCCTCCCTATGTCTTAGGCCCTACCATCATCCACCATCCCTCAACCAATAACCTCTCTTCTTCCTGGGCCCCACTTTGTGGCAGAGTCCACACCAGCTACATCCTTTGCAGTGCCGTGTTGTGTCAGAACCAGGCTGATGCACCCAAAGCTAGCTAGCTGAAGGTTCAATTCACTGCACAACCATTTCCCCAAACTAACTAAATTTAAGTTCTCCAAAATTGCTTTCAAGATAATCTTCTTGAATACATTCAATGAATATACATATCTTCTCTTCTAAGTTTTCTCTTCTGGAATGTTCTTTTTGGATGTATTGCTTATGTTCTTAGcataattttaaacaattttaaatttatcaaaagCTAAGCATTAAGGGTTGTTTAGTCTTCTTATATTCTTCTCATGAATGTAGCTAACCTATCAACATTTCATACAGGAGTTTTGATTTCTGAATACTATGTTTTTAACCTTTTCCTGCTTTAccaaaattttatcattttaaagattcttttgaCAATCGTGTTGAGTAACCACTAATCCAACTTATCAAATTCACTGATTTTCCAAATCATGTTTCTTTtaataattcataattttttCAGCAATTCTGATCAGATTGGATGGTTTGATTttaatggcttttgaaaatttctttgcattttagttggtcactttcaatttttttcttcataacacAATTTGAGAAGGGTTTAGTTTGTGTCTTCCAGCTCCCTGTTGTAGCTAGAAGGGGGTTGGCCACGGACAGTGTCCCAACTATGGGGGAAGGGAAAATCCGCACACAGCTCAGGCTTGGTTCTGGTCCCAGTGAGGGGGTCCCAAGGTGAAGGCAGAGTATGAAGACCTTAAATGCTGGAGTTATGGCTCACTATGGACCTCCTAGCCCCAGCAAATTCATTCAGTGTGAATtatcacaaattttaaaatagtcaacaacaacaataacaagaaacCAAGTGTTTGTTGTGTTGGGACATTTGGCAGATTCAGTGTGTCAGTCATTGGGTTGGCTTTCATAGATGGACCACGAGCTGCTGCTGACTCCCTCGATTGTCTCTTTATTGGATTGGGTTTAATGAGGTTGAATAAAATTGGTTGTGTGGGTGATGCTGAAGAAGGCAAAAATGTGCAGACCAATATCCATTTTGAGAAGTAGGGTCAGGATCGCCAACTGTTCATATGCTCCCATTTTCCAAAAGAGAATCTGCATGATCATGGAAGAATGGGTCTCTAAGTAAGCAATTTTATTGGTAAATTAAGcttagttaaaaggaaaaaaaaagaatcaatttgaaaaaaattaaaaaccatgtTCATCAATATTTCAAAAATGTGGCTCTGGGGGATATCCCATGTATTTATAGCCTGTTGGACTATAACGTTCAATAGAGTTACAGTAAGTAGCATGGAGGGAGTTTCCATGTGTCTTGAACTGAAACCTTGGTTGTGTCTTTTGGCCTTGTTCAGGCTACAGTTATCTGATCTGTGATCATATGAGGGCTGTACACCTCTACATCAGCGCCCTGGAGAACTCCTGTCCACTGGTGGCCTTCCCTTGTACAAACTACAAGGACTTCCTTGCTGGACAGTGTCTGGATTGTTTCaacccttttcttctttcctgtccAAGAATCGGTAAATGCTCCTCTTTTGACTCCCTCTGACAACTTGGGGAGAGTCCAAGCCTTGACACCTCTTCAAGTCCTGATCTCCCATGGTCAAAAAGTCTTTTCAAGAGGGGTAAAGAAAATttaagtaatgttcaaaattcagCTAGAAGGTGTTCTCGCCTTGAAGGTGGCCTTTAGCTTGCTGTGTCCCACCCCCCGCCCTCTGTAGTGCTTCCTGATGCCGTATGCACTCTGTGCACACCCTTCACACACACCGAGACCCTGACCCGCAAGTCCACCTCAGGATGCTCTCCAGAAGCATCAGTGTGGTCCAGACCCCCTGCACCCACTCTTGCACCTGATGCACACCACAGTCTTTGTGCACCATGGTCTTCCGTGCTAGGCCAGCCGTTCTCCAGTTCCTGATAGGCTTGAAATCCAAGTGCTATGGGGAAATCCCTAAGACTGGCACACATTGCCTGCCTTAGAGGTGTGAGGCCACGTGCCAGCTGGAGGGATTCCTAATTGCTGATTGACCTGGACACATTCCTGGAGGATCCAGGCTAGTCTGGAGAGAATGGCTGGGGAAGGCTGAGGGATCCAGCCTCAGCTCACCCTGTGCAGATCATTGTTGTGAATATCCTGGGGTTATCCAGCCTGAAGGGTTCCAGGAAAAACTCCTGGGTAATGTGTGGTTCCTCCCCCTCCTTCactctcccacttcccaccctccAGCTGCCACTCAGAACTGCAGCAGCCTGCCATTGCTTATATGAATGAAATGAATATCAGCTTGACAAAATGTTAAAGTAGGTGTGGTTTCCCATAATAAAGCAAAACAACATTACTTCCTGCTCATCAGGcatatgtcactgtttcccacGCATGTGATGGACCAGATGGTTAACAACCACTTTACACTCTCTGCTCAGCCTCATCTCCCACGAGATTTTCCCTTTTTCCTAAACACCTCAGGGATGCTAACTACTCATACTTCCaagaatatttttcatgtttcctcACCCAATATCCCTTTGCCCAGACTATACTTTCTGCTTGGAAAGCCCTTCTCCAACTTATCAACCATTTTCTTAAGCTCAAACACATCCTGTGCTCCAATGCACAGGATACAAATACCACTAAAAGAACTGTCATATAGATTGTCTTGCAAGTTGGAGACATCATTTCATAATTTCATATACATACCCCTTGGGAGTGGGCCAGATAATCTAAAGAATGTATTTGCTGTCTACTTGTGTGTTTATCCCTGTCTGGATGGAGTTGCTGTATTCCAGGACTCACTACAGTTGTTTGTAGAATGAACGGGTGCATGAATTAATCACTGAAAGGCTGGGTGCCACCGAACCCTGAAATGGCCTCCTCAGGGCCCTGCTGTCTTTGCTTCTTTATCTCCAGGGCTGGTGGAACAAGGTGGTGTCAAGATAGAGCCACTTCCCAAGGAGGTGAAGGTCTACCTGCTGACCACTTCCATGGCTCCGTATTGTGGTGAGTAGGGAGGAACGCCCTGCTCACCTCTGCCAGTTTGCTGACCTGCTGAGTCCAGGGCTCCATCCTGGGCTATGTCCAGCCCAGTGTGGTAGCCAAAGTGGGAGGTGAAGAACAGGGGCAAAAAGATCATGGAAAGTGAGAGGTGGAGGGCAGCATCTCCTGGGCTTAGATAGAACCCAGACTCATCAGAGCCAGCCCAAATCATTGCTCCATGGATAAGAACCTGGGGGCATCTTATCTTTCGGTCAGTATACTGACCTTCATTCCTCCTACCCC
Proteins encoded:
- the PLA1A gene encoding phospholipase A1 member A precursor; translated protein: MPPDFWERCFWLWGLLLWLSVGSTGDAPPTPQTNCTDFQNANLLRGTNLKVQFLLFTPLDPSCGQLVEESSDIQNSGFNATLGTKLVIHGFRALGTKPSWIDRFIDALLRAADANVIAVDWVYGSTAAYFSAVENVIKLGLEISRFLRKLLALGVSESSIHIIGISLGAHVGGMVGHFYNGQLGQITGLDPAGPEYTRASLEERLDPGDALFVEAIHTDTDNLGIRIPVGHVDYFINGGQDQPGCPTSIYAGYSYLICDHMRAVHLYISALENSCPLVAFPCTNYKDFLAGQCLDCFNPFLLSCPRIGLVEQGGVKIEPLPKEVKVYLLTTSMAPYCVHHSLVEFHLQEPRNKDTCITVTFLSSSVTSSVKITIPRHQRVGKGVLAHPSPQCQINQVKLKLQASHRVWKKDQTTIIGRFCTAPLPVNDNKKMVCLPEPVNLQASETVSHDLKITCI
- the PLA1A gene encoding phospholipase A1 member A isoform X1; translation: MPPDFWERCFWLWGLLLWLSVGSTGDAPPTPQTNCTDFQNANLLRGTNLKVQFLLFTPLDPSCGQLVEESSDIQNSGFNATLGTKLVIHGFRALGTKPSWIDRFIDALLRAADANVIAVDWVYGSTAAYFSAVENVIKLGLEISRFLRKLLALGVSESSIHIIGISLGAHVGGMVGHFYNGQLGQITGLDPAGPEYTRASLEERLDPGDALFVEAIHTDTDNLGIRIPVGHVDYFINGGQDQPGCPTSIYAGYSYLICDHMRAVHLYISALENSCPLVAFPCTNYKDFLAGQCLDCFNPFLLSCPRIGLVEQGGVKIEPLPKEVKVYLLTTSMAPYCVHHSLVEFHLQEPRNKDTCITVTFLSSSVTSSVKITIPRHQRVGKGVLAHPSPQCQINQVKLKLQASHRVWKKDQTTIIGRFCTAPLPVNDKSGAPSGQRP
- the PLA1A gene encoding phospholipase A1 member A isoform X2 — protein: MPPDFWERCFWLWGLLLWLSVGSTGDAPPTPQTNCTDFQNANLLRGTNLKVQFLLFTPLDPSCGQLVEESSDIQNSGFNATLGTKLVIHGFRALGTKPSWIDRFIDALLRAADANVIAVDWVYGSTAAYFSAVENVIKLGLEISRFLRKLLALGVSESSIHIIGISLGAHVGGMVGHFYNGQLGQITGLDPAGPEYTRASLEERLDPGDALFVEAIHTDTDNLGIRIPVGHVDYFINGGQDQPGCPTSIYAGLVEQGGVKIEPLPKEVKVYLLTTSMAPYCVHHSLVEFHLQEPRNKDTCITVTFLSSSVTSSVKITIPRHQRVGKGVLAHPSPQCQINQVKLKLQASHRVWKKDQTTIIGRFCTAPLPVNDNKKMVCLPEPVNLQASETVSHDLKITCI
- the PLA1A gene encoding phospholipase A1 member A isoform X3, giving the protein MPPDFWERCFWLWGLLLWLSVGSTGDAPPTPQTNCTDFQNANLLRGTNLKVQFLLFTPLDPSCGQLVEESSDIQNSGFNATLGTKLVIHGFRALGTKPSWIDRFIDALLRAADANVIAVDWVYGSTAAYFSAVENVIKLGLEISRFLRKLLALGVSESSIHIIGISLGAHVGGMVGHFYNGQLGQITGLDPAGPEYTRASLEERLDPGDALFVEAIHTDTDNLGIRIPVGHVDYFINGGQDQPGCPTSIYAGYSYLICDHMRAVHLYISALENSCPLVAFPCTNYKDFLAGQCLDCFNPFLLSCPRIGLVEQGGVKIEPLPKEVKVYLLTTSMAPYCVHHSLVEFHLQEPRNKDTCITVTFLSSSVTSSVKITMYT
- the PLA1A gene encoding phospholipase A1 member A isoform X4, whose protein sequence is MVGHFYNGQLGQITGLDPAGPEYTRASLEERLDPGDALFVEAIHTDTDNLGIRIPVGHVDYFINGGQDQPGCPTSIYAGYSYLICDHMRAVHLYISALENSCPLVAFPCTNYKDFLAGQCLDCFNPFLLSCPRIGLVEQGGVKIEPLPKEVKVYLLTTSMAPYCVHHSLVEFHLQEPRNKDTCITVTFLSSSVTSSVKITIPRHQRVGKGVLAHPSPQCQINQVKLKLQASHRVWKKDQTTIIGRFCTAPLPVNDNKKMVCLPEPVNLQASETVSHDLKITCI